One stretch of Candidatus Poribacteria bacterium DNA includes these proteins:
- a CDS encoding flagellin FliC translates to NFTISNLDNIAQNIQASESTIRDADFAQEITNFTKSQILVQAGTAMLAQANTLPQNVLALLGR, encoded by the coding sequence TCAACTTCACGATCTCTAACCTGGACAACATCGCTCAGAACATCCAGGCTTCTGAGTCCACCATCAGAGATGCTGACTTCGCACAGGAGATCACCAACTTCACCAAAAGTCAGATCCTCGTCCAGGCTGGAACCGCCATGCTCGCTCAGGCGAATACGCTTCCTCAAAACGTGCTCGCCCTAT